One window from the genome of Crassostrea angulata isolate pt1a10 chromosome 2, ASM2561291v2, whole genome shotgun sequence encodes:
- the LOC128173643 gene encoding Rieske domain-containing protein-like, producing the protein MDESGKEWRCVGKVEELARKKCQRLYSAGGKTWDLALFHSKGVFYAMEAWCSHLGGPLFTGDIEDYKGRCHVMCPWHGYMFDLKDGSNEIGLKQEVHDVKIENGDVYILYRTELSLTTPE; encoded by the exons ATGGATGAATCGGGGAAGGAATGGCGGTGTGTCGGCAAGGTGGAAGAGCTAGCCAGAAAAAAGTGCCAGCGGTTATATTCGGCGGGCGGAAAAACGTGGGACCTGGCGCTGTTTCACAGCAAGGGGGTGTTCTATGCGATGGAAGCCTGGTGCTCACATCTAG GAGGACCTCTGTTTACCGGTGATATCGAGGACTATAAAGGTCGGTGTCACGTGATGTGTCCATGGCACGGGTATATGTTTGACCTCAAAGATGGATCTAATGAAATTGGACTCAAG CAAGAAGTTCACGACGTCAAAATAGAAAATGGAGACGTGTATATCCTATATAGGACGGAGCTAAGCCTTACAACACCCGAATGA